A genome region from Primulina tabacum isolate GXHZ01 unplaced genomic scaffold, ASM2559414v2 Contig406, whole genome shotgun sequence includes the following:
- the LOC142534177 gene encoding uncharacterized protein LOC142534177: MWGTPVRDQNEVVNPQTWPLLAIDVKGLYKIFERGWAMDLIGKIYPPSSKGHSFIIVATDFFAKWVEALSMKKGTMFVGSKMKEFAEEYGIQLINFSPHFPQSNGQAEASNQVLIKIVAYGSGDSFFKSDNQNEIEPELYTEAMIMELEDLDEFRMQTYNALMLQKSKVARSYNKRVNKKIFEEGDVVWKVVLPLGSKDREFGKWSPNWEGPFKVH; the protein is encoded by the exons ATGTGGGGCACACCAGTCAGGGATCAAAATGAGGTGGTTAATCCGCAGACATGGCCATTATTGGCCATCGATGTTAAAGGATTGTATAAGATATTCGAGAGG GGGTGGGCCATGGATTTGATAGGGAAAATTTATCCTCCTTCATCTAAAGGGCATTCCTTTATAATTGTGGCTACTGATTTCTTCGCCAAGTGGGTTGAAGCCCTCTCCATGAAGAAG GGAACTATGTTCGTGGGATCAAAAATGAAGGAATTTGCTGAGGAATATGGGATCCAATTGATTAATTTTTCACCTCATTTTCCCCAATCCAATGGTCAAGCTGAGGCTTCAAACCAAGTATTGATTAAgat TGTTGCCTATGGAAGTGGTGATTCCTTCTTTAAGAGTGATAACCAAAATGAAATAGAACCAGAGCTCTACACGGAAGCAATGATTATGGAACTGGAAGATTTGGATGAGTTTAGAATGCAAACGTATAATGCTTTAATGCTTCAGAAATCCAAGGTGGCTAGAAGTTACAATAAGCGAgtgaataagaaaatattcgaGGAGGGAGACGTGGTTTGGAAGGTAGTTCTACCCCTCGGATCCAAAGATAGGGAGTTCGGTAAATGGTCGCCCAATTGGGAAGGACCGTTTAAAGTTCATTGA
- the LOC142534174 gene encoding heavy metal-associated isoprenylated plant protein 39-like — MSKKVVLKLQINDDKEKQKALKTVSRISGIESIAMNMKEKKLTVVGDVDPIQLASKLRKLWATTDILTVGPAKEPEKQKDEEKKDDAKKDAVKKEEDQKKKELEQIAELLTHYRNNYNVNPYYTQHYRVYSADENPNSCVIS; from the exons AAG AAAGTGGTGTTGAAATTACAAATAAATGATGACAAAGAGAAGCAAAAGGCTTTAAAGACAGTTTCACGTATATCAG ggatTGAATCTATAGCAATGAACATGAAGGAGAAGAAATTAACAGTAGTTGGAGATGTGGATCCTATCCAACTGGCGAGCAAGTTGAGAAAACTCTGGGCCACTACTGATATTTTGACAGTAGGGCCAGCGAAAGAGCCAGAGAAGCAGAAAGACGAAGAAAAGAAAGATGACGCCAAAAAAGATGCCGTGAAAAAGGAAGAAGATCAAAAGAAGAAGGAACTCGAACAGATTGCTGAATTATTGACGCATTACAGGAATAATTACAATGTCAATCCTTATTATACACAGCACTACCGTGTTTACAGCGCCGACGAAAACCCTAATTCGTGTGTTATctcttga